Within the Nicotiana tabacum cultivar K326 chromosome 11, ASM71507v2, whole genome shotgun sequence genome, the region TTTCGTTAGCTCATATGTGATTtccttgtcaaattaaagcatttttccattaaaatataatgtttttcttaactttgtaaataattaatcataaaAACCCGGATTAGGCCAAAACAGCatatacctttttttttcttctagttttagagacaaatgtcttagaaatgtagccacttcaggatatcctttctaaaatagagacgagcctcgccaaataaagatgcaaattgcggggccctcaataaataatcataataaatattcagaattcaggataggccgtttagtgaatttcatggcttcctacaaaataataatgcgctagactctttaggcgcgacttaattaaattacattcttaaacacgggtgcacattgatgtgacccgaatccaaatctcaacggagtcaaaatggtcaacaactacgggtgcattgattgcggcgtggttcgagatgcattgtcacgacgttgcaattctataaaatgataataaaagcggtttaaacttaataaaagcacataagtcacaacatgtatttagatcagatatttagccattataacaatttaagcgaccgtgctagaaccacgggattcgagggtgcctaacaccttccctcgggtcaacagaattccttacttagaatttctggttcgcatacttcatttggaaaagtcgaatattttcctcgatttgggattcaagataaaccggtgacttgggacaccaaaagccaaacctttcccaagtggcgactctgaattaaataaataatctcatttcgaatattgtcacttaaattggaaaaactccctcgcgcattaacccttcggggccgggcgcgcgaaaaggaggtgtgacaattattatgcaaatgtaattaATGATGTTGCTCttaatgtaggcaatgttaatcccactatgcactgtaccacttctgctactgtggatgatgaagaaggccttgatagttttaatattttttctacattttctaacattcaaatcagtagcaggaacattgatgaacttcaattctacttgcagaagcaaaaagagcctcacacaaaggaattttcaccgttaggatggtggcatgagaatggaaagcaatttcctgtttttttcgctatggctcgggacgtgctgaatgtgccaatttcaactattgcatcagagagtgcatttagccaagcaagacaacaacttggagacacccgtcactcattgggaagcaatgctttggatgttttagtatgtttcacagattggattagatcggaacgaagaaatcaaggacataaagatgttgatagcccagaagacgaggaacttggagatatattaacacatggtaacccatccgaatttaacactccagaagaaggtcactcagttcatattgattatgaagaacttactaaggcaatgcaaaacctttgaatttattcttttttggttagtttacttgttgttaaatgtaaaactttcaatttgtaagtttgaattttgaaataaatatagcacttgcaatttataagtgcaattttttcccaTCTTCCTTATATTCTTTATATTAATACAAAGTATTAATATAACTtaaaatagttatacaaaatacaaaaaaaaaacactaaACCCGGCCCGACCCCCTCAACCCGTAACTCTTACGGTTCAATTTTTACCCGGATAAACCCGAATCCATTAAACCCGGTATGCCCCAACCCGTAACCGACCCGGACCATAACCCGTACAGGTACTAAAATTCCCTACCCAGCCCGGCCCCGCCCATCCGTTAAACACCCATACTTTTCACGCATCAGTCAAGGTTAGACACCTCCAAATTTGGGGTAGGACTAGAAGTAGATACTTTCAACCTTAGGTAAGTCAAGTAAAAACTTATCCGCATCCTTTATTTACACAACCATATAATGTtacatatgtatttatatataacTTTTTCACTTAATCATGATAAATTGATATAACTTCATGTAAACATCTAAATTTAGCTTGTTATATTGAATGTGCCCAATGTGAAAAATGCAAAGATGGTATGATCCTTGGTTAGCTAAAGTCTAAAGGATATGGGTGAGAGCACACATCACTTGACCAATGCCGAAGTAATAAACGTGCATATACAATATGTCTTGCATCAATTGGCACGAAGTAAATACCAGACGCGAGTAAGGTTTTACCGATACTAATTATAGCATGTAAGGGAATAATTTCTGAGAATTTTTTTATCTATTGCATACATCAACTCAATGAATATATCACACGTGCATTGTTCTCACGAAAACCATAATTAACCAATACTCATTTTTATCTTAATTTATTACTTAATCATGATACATTCATATAATTTGACGTAAACATTAGGTACATTGTCCATTGAATATCATGATTTTGTGTCTCATCAATAAGGGTTGGCAAGAATTATCCATAAAACGAATTACAAATAATGATTAACATAAGGATGAACGGTTTGAAACAATTACCGAGAAATACGCAAGACCTGCCATGCAAAACCAGAGGAAGCTCAAAAACAGCCCCTCGCTCTACTCTTCACCATTACATTCTTTTTTACCTCTATTATACCGCTATTTATTCATCATCTTTCAATCCTTCACCCCCCTACAGAAAACAGTGGTATCGGCGATAACCTCGCCGGTGTCCCATTTTTCccttacaaaaataaaaataaaaacaagaaccATTTTCATAAGCAGAAACAATAATATTCTAGGTACCAACAATTTTTTCAAGATTTGTTTACGTTTCCTGGCTGTCTTTTCTCATCcctgagaaaaaaaaaacaggaaATTGGTTTCATcatattctttttctttctaaaaaattTTCAACTTTATCCTGTTATTTGTATATTTTGGAGGCCATTTTGGATAAGTTCTCTCTTTAAAACTTTATTGGGTATTTGGGTATTATACTGCTTGATTATCTTGATTAGTTTATATGCTGCATTTACGAATTGATGAGCATGGCGGATATTGGGGGAGAGAAGAAAAAAGTAGTGATAATTGGAGGTGGAGTTGCTGGCTCTCTTATTGCAAAGACACTTCAAGACGAGGCCAATGTTTTTCTCATCGATACGTGAGCATTCTTTTCTGCTTTTTTCCACattctatcattattattatttcgcGTTACATAGGGGGAAGGGGTAGTGGGAATCAAACCTAAATTTATCAGGTAGCGGAGCCGCATGCAATGAAGAGGATTCGTCGCAAAGTTATACTAGCAAATAGGAAAAAAATTAGAGACCCCCACATATATAACATATTCTAAACTCAAGCCTAACGAGCATGtatttttttgaaacaaatactctatgggaaattattaaggaaaaaacccTACAAGAGAAAAACATTTTTTGACTCTTTCTTTTCTAAGTGGCATTCTCAGATCCTTGATATTAGAGAATACGGGTTCAAATCTCAGGTGTGACATTTATGTACGCTTTTTAATCCCTTTGTCAGAATTTGTCTCCGCCACTAAATTTATTGTATAGGAGACTCCAACGGATACAACTGACTATAAGCCTTGGTCATTCTATCATCAGGTAAAGGCCGATTATAGCTAATTTAAGATTGAGGTTTAGTTGATATTTGAATGTTTTTATTGGTTAAATAGATACAAAGAAATTATTATAGCCCGACACAAATTAATTTGGAAACGAAACATAGTATATTCTTTCAATGATAGGGTTACGTGTCCCACATTGGTTGAGAGAATTAGTTGTTTGTCTTCTTATATAGTCTTTAATTGCCTTCACCTCATAAGCTAACTTTTTGGATTGAGTTAAATTCATGGTCCATTTTTTAACGTAGTATCAGAGCTATACCCTTCCCTATTCTTAGTTTACCCTTGTGTTGGGCCTCCATGTTATGTTGTTCACGCTCCAGATGTCCCGTAGTGGGCTTGCGGGGGTGTAACGTGTTCCACATTGGTTGAGGAATAAGTATAGTCTCCTTATGTGGTCTTGGACTATCCTCATCTCATAAGTTATTCTTCAGGTTGAGTTAGGGAAGGTTGAGTTAGGTCCAATGTCCATTTTTTGAACATAGCTTATTTTGTACCAATGGAAGAAATTATTGGCCAATAACATGGTTAATAGtagtattaatttattatttgtagTGTGTTCTTAATTAACTGAATGCAAGAAATGTGAACAGGAAGGAGTATTTTGAGATTCCTTGGGCAGCTTTAAGGTCAATGTGTGATCCTTCATTTGCAAAAAGAGCAATCTTTAGCCACTCCGAATACCTTCCCCATGGACATGTCATTACATCTTCTGCTGTTGACATCACAGATAAGGAGGTAGTAACTGCAAAAGGCGACAGAGTTGCATATGATTACGTTGTGATTGCTACTGGTCACTCAGATGTTAGTGGTTACACAAAAGATGAGAAGTTCTGTCAATATCAAACGGGTAACATCATGGATCAGTTGATATACTTGTATAGATTGCATGATTGatcttttttttccttaaaaactTTGCTAGTAATGGAACCAAATGAATCCGAACAAAGCAAAATGAATATAGAGGATTCATACAATCAAACTCGAATAGTTTGCGATTGAGTTTTAGTTATTGTGTACCTTTCCTATTGAGATGCGAGAGGCAgggttgagatggttcggacatgttaagaGGAGAAACACAGAAGCTCCAGTTAGGAGGCGTGAGAAGTTAGTCTTGGTGGATATgaggaggggtagaggtaggccaaagaagtcttggggagagCTGATTAGGCGGGACATGGCACAACAATATGGAGATCGAGAATTCGGGTAGAAGTTAGTAGGTAGTCGAACATTTCCCTTTGTCTTCCTCAGTTCGATAGCATTAGTGTTAGTGTGATATCTTTTTGTTCTTAGATTGCTATAACTATCTAGCGTTTAACTGTTATGCTGTTGTAACTTGTTGTCATTACTTCTTTTCATCCtttctttagccgagggtctatcggaaagtacttctctatccttccagggtaggggtaaggctgtgTACAACTGTATTTCTTACCCTCCttaaaccccacttgtgggaatccactggattttttgttgttgttgttgttctttcctttttgCAGGGCTCATGAACAACTTCAGTTTTACTCATTTTTCTTTGTTAACAGATCATGAAAAGATTAAATCTTCAAGCTCCATATTAATAATCGGGGGAGGACAAACAGGCGTAGAACTAGCTGCTGAAATTTCTGTAGATTATCCCGATAAGAAGGTTACCATTGTGCATAGGGGATCAATGTTGTTGGAATTTATTGGAGAAAGGGCAAGCAAAAAGGTAGTGAATTGGCTAAAATCAAGGAATGTTGAAATAATTCTGGGGCAATCTGTAGATGTAAGTGCTGTAAAAGATGGTCATGTTTATAAAACATCTGGTGGAGAAAGTATAGATGCTGAGTGTCATTTTATTTGCATTGGGAAGCCAATTGGTTCGGGATGGATAAAAGAAACGGCATTGAAGGATAGTTTGGACATTCATGGAAGATTGATGGTTGATTCTAATTTGAGAGTTAAGGGTCGAAGCAATGTCTTTGGCATCGGAGATATTACTGATATCCCTGTAAGTCTTCAAGCCTTTCTCTATAGTACCTTTCTTTTTCGTTTTGAAAACtcatatttattattgttacatTGTTATAACAAAATGATTATGGTAAGAAAATTGAAACATGTTTCCCTTACTACCCTGGAAGTCTCACTCCGTAAACAGCTGATATAATACTATGTCAAGAAATACCAAAGAGGTTATAGTGATCTCTTGTGCCAAATATTGTGAGATGCTTCTCAAGGAATCAACAGTTTCATGCTTGTTTTAATCATATGAACTGAGCTATTCTGCATTATGTACAGAAGACTTCAGTCTTTTTTCCTTAAATGATGGAGTACTTTTTAATGTGTATCATGTGTACTTCCTCTGTAAATAATCTCCATTTTGCACAACCAACCTGCAGCTTGTGATACGTAATTTCTTTTAGATTGTTTTAAGCAGAGGCGGACCTATGTGTAACCTTGAGGGGGTCACCAGACCCTGTAAATCTCGGTAGAAACcttgtatatgtatatgtgtatACCTTGAAAATATTTAACTTAAATTACGTAGCACTCTTAATTCTACAAGCCTTTAGGGGACATTGGTTGAGCAGAATACTGATGCCCTCGTCGCCTTAAAATCTTGATTGCGCCTCTGTTTTTAAGCAGTGAGTCCTACATAAGGAGAGACCACTTGTTATGCTTTTTGTCCATTTTTCTCACCAAGATTCGCTTACCTATATCTCGTTTTGATGTGTATATAGCCGATGTCAAATTTCTTCTTATTACATGCAAAAACCAACTTTGTATTATAATTGAGAAGCAACAGTAAGAAACATGATATAAACCTGAGCTGTCgattaggacagtttcacttaCTGCTTCTTACTTCTATATTTGCATTGTTTTACTGTGTGTCTTTTACAATATAAATGACAATAACTTGTATGTGTTGTTATATAAATGATGCATACATTTTATTACAATAAGAGATTCTGACATAGTACTGGTGAAAATCCAGGAACTTAAACTAGGATATTTGGCTCAACGACACGCAGTGGTAGCTGCCAAGAACATCAGACTATTAATGAAGAACCCAAGTGACACCAACTTGAATGTATATAAGGCTGCTTTGCCATTGTCATTAATTGCTCTAGGCAGAAGAGAGGCTGTAGCTCAGTTTTATTGTTTATCGATGATTGGACGTATTCCAGGGATGATAAAATCTGGAGATTTATTCGTTGGAAGAACTCGGAGGCAACTTGGTTTGCTACCTGAACTTTCATAAACTTGTATTTTATCTGCAGGTTTAACATGTATTCTTTTAGCTAGTTCCCTTGTAAACATCATAGTTGTTAATAATATGGTTATATTCAGTTAGATGGGGTCTTGTTCTTCTCTTTGATTTTCTCTTTCTGTTCTTGTACTAGATTGTGGGGGCTCTGTAACCTACTGTTCCTTGCTTATCCTCTGCTTGTTGTGAATGTTAGTAAACATATAGGAGTATTACAGTTTGCAATTTATTGTTGAATTTAAATTTTCGTGGGTCATTTTTCGAGATTCACCGTGCGTCACCCACATCGTCAGAGTATTCATCGTAATCGAAGCCTGCAACTAGCTTTTTCTGGTGTGCACGTCTCCAAGCTCTTAAGGGTAAGCCAACCGAGACCCACACCTTCGCTTTACTATCGGCATACTCGCCCCGCCAAACTTGGGCTCTGATACTAAGTTGTTGGGCTAAACCAGCccaaagatactcttaacatgATGTAGTACTGTTCGCTTTGGACCAAGTCCGcacaatttttcccaaaaggTCTCACAACATTAATTTATATATAGGTTTCTAATCTTTTTAGTTATCAATGTGATATTTTATTCGCACATTCAATACTTGTAAAGTAATTATACATAAACCTCTTTCTTAAACATATTCATGAGCAAGCTCATAAAAATAATAACTGACCTGTTACAATTGGTTAAATTAGATTGATCTTGTAAGAAATCTTTTATATAACTTAATACCTTTATAATCTCCGCTCTCGACAATTTTTCATCATCATGAAAAGGCAGTCTCTTTCCCAATTCTTATTACTAGTCACCATTTATTTTGTCCAAAGAGAAATTGAAGTGGAGTACTTGTattttctataaattcttttttcaaaaagTACATTTTGACCCTAGGAACGCATGATTATTAGATTTTTGAGCCGCAATTCAAGTTTGTGGGACAACTTGATGACCAAGCGGTCACATTCAAATTcaaattatattgttatgagttcgAAATTAATTGACCTTTTGACTTGCTGTTGACAAAATGGTCTAATCTTACATGCTTAAGCTAAATCCAAAGGCAGCAGATCTTGTAGTAGTAAAGGCAAATCACCTTCCAACGTGCATTGTATTTCTTCTTTTTGTATTGTATTTGAATTTCACTTCTAATGTAATCATTAAGGAACTAAATTCAATTTTTCCGTTTTTAACAAATTTGTGATTATTTGAACAAATATTTTGTGCACAACTAGCACGAAATGCCATAATGGATAGAACTTATATATACCAACAGTGTAAATATATTCTTACAATATTAAGTCATCAAAAATATATCTATATATCTTtctattacaaaaagaaaaacaaggtaAATGCAAAAAACTCGTGACACACGAAACAAGAGATAATATATTCTCCCTCCTTGGGTGTCAAGAATAAatgtttttattttctaattatcGACCCTAATTTCAGGTCTATTTtcataaatgtataaattttGGTACGAGCCTAAAGTATTTAAAACACAAAATAATTAGtagcatatttttatttttatttttatatgtaaGGAACTGAAaaggttttacatatttttaacttttttcgGACAAAGCACAACGGATCATTTGTCAGAGTAGTACACTCGTACAAATTTATCAATTTCaatcagttgtgaagcgcaattGCCTTACAACTTAGCAACTCCGATtgaatcagaaaccctaaattttAAGACCGGCGACGAAGAAGAGGAAAGGTAGAAAGATGAAGAGGGTTTTCGGCATTAAGAAAGAAACACAACCTCCTCCCTCCGTTCAAGATGCTTCCGATAGGGTAATCTTTTTTCTCTAACAAAACCAAAGCTGTACTGTAAATACTGCTCAACTATGCACATGCACTGCAATGTCTCTatcattttctgttttttttgttattgttttttgGGGCTGTTTCGAACGGGTATTCAATGTTTTCTGCATTTTTTTTACTATCAATTGAACTTCCTCTGATCTGAAAATAGTGGCGGGTTCGAGGATGTATACCATCACAAGTACACCAGATCCCAATGAGctattatattattgttattattattatttgtagtAGTTGAGGTAGGATAGGTGTCATGCAGAAGCGAATCTAGGATTTAAATTTGATGGTTTCAGACTTTCTATTCTAACGACTGAATCCGTAACACTTTTGGAATTATGGGTTCGGAATTTAAGTATTTGTCAAATTTCTGGTATAATTAGTGATTTTTCACATATATCAATACTCCGTGTTGAAAAGACTGGTTCAGTGGAACACATTGGTTATATTCTTCATCGCCCTCTGCTGCTacgggaagtcctcgtgttgtaTCCTTCAGTATGTAAATTCGAGCTTGATGATCACTGCATCTATTTTGTAAATTTTAGATCaaatctttatattttttataatttaaactaGTCATAGAAACTAGATAAAAAGTATAACCCTTTTGGCAAAAGTTTTAGAAAATGTTGAAAAAATCGTAGTCAACGAAATATTGCTACTCTTGAAATAGTTTTAGTGCAAACATGCTTCTTATGACTTCTTATGATCTGATCATACGATATGTGTCAAAATGGTTGCTCGATTAGTATTGAGTGTGGAAAAGAAAATGCTTTATTTTTTATCCCTTGAATGTGATACGAGTATTTTATGAACCAAAATTACATGAGGGAATTGCAGCGGAACTGaacttctttcatttcttttcttggGCTGTTTCACAATCTTTGGCAGTAGAATGAAAATATGGTTGCTTGTTATGGTTTCCAGTTGATTCACCCGGAATATTTATCTATTTTTCACTCTCAGCAGTTTTGATGATTACTACTGGTTGCAGGAATGAGTAATCTGATATTTTAAATTGCTTCTTGATTGTCCAGATTAATAAAAGAGGTGAGACAGTGGAAGAGAAAATCAAGAAGCTTGATTCTGAACTTGCAAGATACAAGGAACAGCTGAAGAAGACTCGACCGGGTCCAGCTCAGGAAGCTATAAAAGCTCGAGCAATGAGGGTTTTGAAGCAAAAGAGAATGTGAGCTATAATAATATATTGTTACCTCGAATGTGATGAAGTTAAAGTGGCTTGTCAACAATCAAGTTCAATGACTCGACCGGGTCCAGCTCAGGAAGCTATAAAAGCTCGAGCAATGAGGGTTTTGAAGCAAAAGAGAATGTGAGCTATAATAATATATTGTTACCTCGAATGTGATGAAGTTAAAGTGGCTTGTCAACAATCAAGTTCAATTAGTTGTTAATGAGTGTATACTGACATTTCAAGTCAAACGATTTGAGGTCTGGAATAAACTATTAAAGGACAGTAAACCAGGCTCCTCTCTCTCGCTCTCTTCTAGCACACGCACACACGTGCACACACACTCAGCCTCTCTCCCTCAGAACTTTGAAAGACATGGAAAGTTAAGATACAAACTTGGTGCTCCTTGGTGTGACAATATAACGAGAAATAGAAACAGTGGGTTAGTCATGTTTAAGGACTTTTTATCTGAGGTCCATTTTTTTAAAGAGCTTCAGGAAATTGAGCTGGTTCCTTAATGCAGTTCCTACAAAAGCCATGCCGGGTTTTTaaagaaagataagaaaaaaGAGGAGACAATCTAGCTTCCTGTGTTTCTAATATGATTCTTCTACTGATATCACTTGGTTATATTTGAAGCAAAGCAAAAGTAGCCGGACCGTTAATTTCAGTTGAAAGAATCGAAACACTTAACTGCActcttgttttccctttgttgttTGTGGTCGAAATTACATTTTCAGACACTACTTAGGCGTAACTTTCTCTATCAGCCGAGACACACTTCTTTTGCTTGTTTTTTCAGTCTTAGATCATGTGTTGACATTTTGTTTTCAGAAATGCTTAAGCTGTCCATTGAATAATCGACAGGTATGAAGGTCAACGTGACATGCTATACAATCAGACGTATAACCTGGACCAGGTCTCATTTGCTGCTGAGGGAATCAAAGATGCTCAGCAAACAGTATGTTAAATGGAGTTCTTCTCTTTCCTGAGTTACATTTTCACAATTCCAAAGTCCAAATTTTGTCCTATTGCATATTACTGTATATCGATTGCTTGAGTGGATAATTCTTAACTGCATTACCccaaaaggagaagacaccatttccATCTTGATATTCCACAGATCCACAAGTCCATAAACATTTTTTGTTTAAGTTCATGTATGGATAGTAGCCTGTAAATCGGAGATCTAGAACATATTGTGAAGCATCATTTTGTTTTAACAACACATGCTGCTTGAATTCTAAAATGCTTTACTTTAAACTTTTGACTGATTTATATTTATGGAAGTAGAGAAAAATTAGCTTAAATTATTGACTGGCAATCATCCAGCATGATTACGGATAGTTAGGCTTACGAGTTGCTGTGGTTGACAGACTTTTcagctatgtgaaattcatgttaAAGTTGTCTTTTTCTTGGTAGCGCCCCATCGGGCACAGCTCAAGGCTTGTCAAGCGAAGCTTATTCTGTAACCTGATTGGAACCTGCTGCCTACCTCCCTAGAGGTAGGAGGACAACCAATTTGTCATGAGGAAGGGATTTCTTTTTGTGTCCCCTAGAGTTTATTATTCTCCAATTCGTtccattttaatttgaaaattggTGTTTGAAGGCACAATTGAACAATTGGATTCATTTGTTTGGAGTGGGATTGGCGATTATTAACTTGGTTTTGTCTCTTCAGATGGCGGCTTTGAAGTCAGCAAACAAAGAATTAAAAGGAGTGATGAAAACTGTGAATATTCAAGACGTAGATGTATGTATTCTCCATTACTGTTATATGTTTTCTTTTAAGTACCCCTAAGTTtcatcttttcctttttatttatatCTATGGTTTTGAATTTTATCCATATCGTGATGGTCTTCTGTGTAAATGTAGAACTTACAAGATGAAATGGTGGACCTGATGGATGTAAGCAATGAAATTCAAGAGACTCTTGGTAGAAGCTATGGTGTGCCCGATGACGTTGACGAAGAAGAGCTCATGGGTGGTAAGATTTTTTTAGCACTTGTACATTTGAATATTCTAGTGAAAGCATGTTTGATGAGCAGTTAGTTACTTCTTTATCAGAGCTTGATGCTTTGGAAGCGGACATGGAGACTGAAGGTGAAGGTGTCCCTTCATATCTACAGCCTGATAAGGAACCAGATCTTGATTCAGAGCTTAACTTGCCATCAGCACCAATGGGGTATGCACCAACACCAGCAGGCAGAGCTAACACCCAGGTAAAATCAGATAGAGCATAACCTCGAAATTAATCGACTTCTTCACTGTTAaacatgtatgtatgtatgtgtatcTATGTATGTATATTTGGAGATAATTACTTAATTTTAGTATACATTTTACCATTGTTATTAAAAATTGTGTACTTTGTCGCTTAAAGCGATGAAGCAATATGAAGCAGCGCATTATCGCTCTTTGAGGGAAGCTATGTGCGTTAGAGAAGTGTGCGCGTGAAAGAATGATGCGCAAATTGATCCCAATGAGAAGTTGCTTTTTTAATCTAACTTAAAAGAGTTGGATTAGTATCAACCTTATTGAATATTGGATGCTAAAATTAATTGCTTATTGAAAATATTTGATCATTATAGTACTAAATTCATATATTTTTCGAATTTATAATGTTCCGTAAATTGTGTGCTTCCCTTGATTGTTGCTTCAAGCAACATGACCTTATCTCCTTTTTGCGCTTTTTGCTTTTAGAAACACTGTTTTTACATAAATTACATCATATATCTTAAGCATTAGGCTGCATCTTTCTGAAAGCACAACACCCCCATCCTGAATTTTCTCTCTTGGCAGTTTCTCAATACTGCCCATGTTCCTTCTTTTGTTGTTTAATGTTTAACTATGTTGACAACTTTTTCTGACTTGTGATGCACAGGCTGAAGATGAACTAGGATTACCTGCTGTCCCTCGTGCATCGCTTCGTGGTTAGGAGAGTTTTTGAATAACTTGGTGTAAAACAGAGTGTGCAGAGCATATGCTTGTTGCTAATTACTTCTCTGGAGGATTAAGGGTGATTTAGCATAATTATAACAGTCAGATTTGTGATTAATGATTGTATGCTCATTTTAGAATCCTAATCCAATATCAATAAAGAACAGAAATCATCTGCTGAGTTCGTAAGACTTGCGTCTTTTTTTCCATGCagattctctctctctccctcgCTCTTTGTGTGTTTTATAGCATGCTGATTGGACATGTAACTTCAGGAGAGGGCGGTTTGGCACTTCACCCTATAAATCATGTAACTTGCCCCGAAATGGAGAGCACTATTAATATATGGTTACCATTGTCATAAATCATTT harbors:
- the LOC107803543 gene encoding vacuolar protein sorting-associated protein 60.2 — protein: MKRVFGIKKETQPPPSVQDASDRINKRGETVEEKIKKLDSELARYKEQLKKTRPGPAQEAIKARAMRVLKQKRMYEGQRDMLYNQTYNLDQVSFAAEGIKDAQQTMAALKSANKELKGVMKTVNIQDVDNLQDEMVDLMDVSNEIQETLGRSYGVPDDVDEEELMGELDALEADMETEGEGVPSYLQPDKEPDLDSELNLPSAPMGYAPTPAGRANTQAEDELGLPAVPRASLRG
- the LOC107803535 gene encoding uncharacterized protein LOC107803535, with translation MSMADIGGEKKKVVIIGGGVAGSLIAKTLQDEANVFLIDTKEYFEIPWAALRSMCDPSFAKRAIFSHSEYLPHGHVITSSAVDITDKEVVTAKGDRVAYDYVVIATGHSDVSGYTKDEKFCQYQTDHEKIKSSSSILIIGGGQTGVELAAEISVDYPDKKVTIVHRGSMLLEFIGERASKKVVNWLKSRNVEIILGQSVDVSAVKDGHVYKTSGGESIDAECHFICIGKPIGSGWIKETALKDSLDIHGRLMVDSNLRVKGRSNVFGIGDITDIPELKLGYLAQRHAVVAAKNIRLLMKNPSDTNLNVYKAALPLSLIALGRREAVAQFYCLSMIGRIPGMIKSGDLFVGRTRRQLGLLPELS